The proteins below come from a single Prolixibacter sp. NT017 genomic window:
- the floA gene encoding flotillin-like protein FloA (flotillin-like protein involved in membrane lipid rafts), with the protein MIPGTVGIIVGIVVLLIIFLYFIPIGLWFSAIVSGVRISLMQLFLMRFRKVPPGVITRAMIEAHKAGLGGIKRDLLEAHYLAGGHVASVVHALVSAEKANIDLPFNMATAIDLAGRDVFEAVQMSVNPKVIDTPPVTAVSKDGIQLICKARVTVRAAIKQLVGGAGEETVLARVGEGIVSSIGSSFSHKEVLENPDSISRVVLEKGLDAGTAFEILSIDIADIDIGKNIGAVLQMDQAEADKNIAQAKAEERRAMAVALEQEMRAKAQEARAKVIEAEVQVPLAISEAFKNGNLGIMDYMKYKNINADTAMRDSIARDENSSSSSDNSQSE; encoded by the coding sequence ATGATTCCAGGAACTGTGGGAATAATTGTCGGGATAGTCGTCCTGCTGATTATCTTCCTTTATTTTATACCGATTGGACTTTGGTTTTCAGCCATTGTATCAGGGGTAAGAATTTCGTTGATGCAACTATTCCTGATGCGCTTCCGTAAAGTTCCTCCGGGTGTGATTACCCGGGCGATGATTGAAGCGCATAAAGCAGGTTTGGGAGGAATCAAACGTGATTTACTCGAAGCTCACTACCTTGCCGGCGGACATGTTGCCAGCGTTGTACATGCGCTGGTTTCTGCTGAAAAAGCAAACATCGATCTACCGTTTAATATGGCTACCGCTATCGATCTTGCGGGTCGTGACGTATTCGAAGCTGTTCAAATGTCGGTTAACCCGAAAGTAATCGATACTCCGCCGGTAACAGCCGTATCAAAAGACGGTATTCAGCTGATTTGTAAAGCCCGTGTAACCGTACGCGCTGCCATCAAGCAGTTGGTTGGTGGAGCCGGTGAAGAAACCGTTCTCGCACGTGTTGGTGAGGGTATTGTATCGTCTATCGGTTCATCCTTCTCACACAAAGAGGTGCTGGAAAATCCGGATTCCATTTCACGTGTCGTGTTGGAAAAAGGACTCGACGCCGGTACTGCTTTTGAGATTCTGTCAATCGATATCGCTGATATTGACATCGGTAAAAACATCGGTGCTGTTCTACAAATGGACCAGGCTGAAGCAGACAAAAATATTGCACAGGCGAAAGCTGAGGAACGCCGGGCTATGGCCGTTGCACTCGAACAGGAAATGCGTGCCAAAGCTCAGGAAGCCCGCGCCAAGGTTATCGAGGCAGAAGTTCAGGTACCGCTGGCTATTTCCGAAGCCTTCAAAAACGGAAACCTCGGCATCATGGACTACATGAAATATAAGAACATCAATGCCGACACCGCTATGCGCGATTCGATTGCCAGAGATGAAAACAGCAGTTCATCTTCCGACAACAGTCAATCAGAATAA
- a CDS encoding NfeD family protein: MTILTILLLVFLGIVLLLLEFAVIPGITIAGIGGMVLFGYSIYLAFDTYGVAAGIGTLLFIIIIVPILMFRILKGKLGDKMSLKSTIIGKTNLIEDTRFHAGDKGVTVTRLGPIGKVEFDGQVMEGKSIGPMLDAGTEVEIVKVLKNQIIVKPIKKEEL; this comes from the coding sequence ATGACTATTCTGACCATACTGCTCCTCGTCTTTCTGGGAATCGTTTTGTTACTTCTCGAATTTGCTGTTATTCCCGGAATCACCATCGCAGGAATTGGAGGTATGGTGCTATTCGGTTACAGTATCTACCTGGCATTTGATACCTATGGCGTAGCCGCCGGAATAGGGACACTGCTTTTCATCATCATCATTGTTCCGATATTAATGTTCAGGATTCTGAAAGGAAAACTCGGGGACAAAATGTCTTTGAAGTCGACCATTATCGGCAAAACCAATTTGATTGAAGATACCCGTTTCCATGCAGGCGACAAAGGAGTTACCGTTACACGGCTCGGTCCTATCGGGAAGGTGGAATTTGACGGACAGGTAATGGAGGGGAAATCAATCGGTCCCATGTTGGATGCCGGCACCGAAGTTGAAATTGTAAAAGTTTTAAAGAATCAAATAATCGTTAAACCTATAAAAAAAGAAGAGTTATGA
- a CDS encoding ATP-dependent Clp protease adaptor ClpS: MESNLRKVQHVKQQFHMGTQKKKQHSVTEEVEKEKRYSLFLHNDDFHSFDYVIDALMDICNHSTQQATQCTYLVHFKGKCDIKQGSMEYLRPMRQALSGRSLKATIK; encoded by the coding sequence ATGGAAAGTAACCTGCGCAAGGTTCAGCATGTAAAACAGCAATTTCACATGGGAACACAGAAGAAAAAACAACATAGTGTAACAGAAGAGGTCGAAAAGGAAAAAAGATATTCGTTGTTTCTTCATAACGATGATTTCCATTCGTTCGATTACGTGATTGATGCGTTGATGGATATTTGTAACCACAGCACGCAACAAGCTACGCAATGCACTTATCTCGTTCATTTTAAAGGCAAGTGCGACATAAAGCAAGGCTCCATGGAATATCTCAGGCCTATGCGTCAGGCCTTGTCCGGAAGAAGCCTAAAGGCAACAATTAAATAA
- a CDS encoding SPOR domain-containing protein produces MKPKHRILNVFFVLTLLSMLPLNVSAQRERDLEAKAADYFHDQNYQEALPLYKELVKMYPEDEELNYCYGVSMVETEHYGPDAWKALLTASLGRVPSDVYFYLGKCFHAESDWDLATKYYQRFADYGRNKDLKRLGLREYMDLCSRKINPFKAATAEKKPQKDTVKPVANQEKPSYESFIALTAEQKKHHPELFTENAQSVKPENIDSSNNVPVSEVTAEQKEKYPHLFATEKINSEEDSSKEMTPPPLVPKKKTFPSPAGLDNAWFNFQVNSRIKYHELKDFRTPEGKSIFAKGWIASIRQDSLAAATHHLRKEYEGQDPKDNAELAQKILEAEQLSYKLMREREDYFRKARQAEQQYWDGQPDNEIQQFADALQKKQEQHVKERQEALAAEQPAPAAKPKPVVKKPVVTPPADQIEYRVQIGSFSKGLPAYIQRLYDKLSKFRKIDHYTDDKGIVVYTVGKLSDYHDAVNLKKQLRQEGASDAFVVAYKNGERIKVSDALKIQKGK; encoded by the coding sequence ATGAAACCAAAGCACCGGATTTTAAACGTTTTCTTTGTACTCACTTTACTCTCCATGTTGCCGTTGAATGTATCAGCGCAACGAGAAAGAGATTTAGAGGCTAAGGCCGCTGATTATTTTCACGATCAGAACTATCAGGAAGCACTTCCGCTCTACAAAGAGTTGGTGAAGATGTATCCTGAAGATGAAGAACTCAATTACTGCTATGGAGTTTCCATGGTAGAAACTGAGCACTATGGCCCCGATGCATGGAAAGCGCTGTTAACGGCTTCTCTCGGGCGGGTACCGTCTGATGTTTATTTCTATTTGGGAAAATGTTTCCATGCCGAGTCCGACTGGGATTTGGCCACAAAATACTATCAGCGTTTTGCCGATTATGGCCGGAATAAGGATTTGAAGCGGCTGGGATTAAGAGAATACATGGATCTGTGTAGTCGAAAAATCAATCCATTTAAAGCTGCCACAGCCGAGAAAAAACCGCAAAAAGATACGGTAAAGCCGGTGGCAAATCAGGAAAAGCCGTCTTACGAATCATTCATCGCACTCACAGCAGAACAGAAAAAACACCATCCTGAACTCTTTACTGAGAATGCACAATCGGTAAAGCCCGAAAATATTGACAGCTCCAACAACGTACCGGTATCGGAAGTAACAGCAGAGCAAAAAGAAAAATACCCGCATTTGTTTGCTACCGAGAAGATCAACTCAGAAGAAGATTCCTCGAAAGAGATGACGCCCCCTCCACTTGTGCCGAAGAAAAAGACATTCCCTTCACCCGCGGGGTTGGATAATGCCTGGTTCAATTTCCAGGTGAACAGCCGTATCAAATACCATGAGCTGAAGGACTTCCGCACCCCTGAAGGAAAATCGATCTTCGCCAAAGGTTGGATTGCCAGTATCCGGCAGGACTCGTTGGCAGCAGCAACCCATCATTTGCGTAAAGAATACGAAGGACAGGATCCGAAAGATAATGCCGAACTGGCACAAAAAATTCTCGAAGCCGAGCAGCTCTCCTACAAATTAATGAGAGAAAGAGAAGATTACTTCCGTAAGGCCCGGCAAGCCGAGCAACAATACTGGGATGGCCAACCCGATAATGAAATTCAGCAATTTGCTGACGCGCTTCAGAAGAAGCAGGAACAACATGTAAAAGAGCGGCAGGAAGCATTAGCCGCCGAGCAGCCGGCTCCTGCAGCAAAGCCTAAACCGGTTGTTAAAAAGCCGGTTGTTACACCGCCCGCTGATCAAATTGAATACCGGGTTCAAATCGGTTCCTTCAGCAAAGGATTGCCGGCCTATATTCAGCGGTTGTACGACAAGCTTTCAAAATTCAGGAAAATAGACCACTACACCGATGATAAAGGAATCGTTGTATATACCGTAGGAAAACTCAGCGATTACCATGATGCCGTTAACCTGAAAAAACAACTTCGGCAGGAAGGTGCCAGTGATGCATTTGTTGTTGCGTATAAGAACGGGGAAAGGATTAAGGTGAGTGATGCGCTGAAAATTCAGAAGGGTAAATAA
- the bcp gene encoding thioredoxin-dependent thiol peroxidase, whose amino-acid sequence MKELNEGDKAPDFKGKNQEGETISLNDFKGKKLILYFYPKDNTPGCTAEACDLNDNYDYWISKGYEVVGVSPDSEQSHRKFIDKYGLKFNLISDPDKELLQAYGAWGEKKLYGKTYMGVLRTTFVINEEGIIEKIFRKVKTKEHTKQIAGELDL is encoded by the coding sequence ATGAAAGAACTAAACGAAGGAGATAAAGCTCCTGATTTTAAAGGTAAAAACCAAGAAGGTGAAACTATTTCGCTTAATGATTTCAAAGGGAAGAAGTTAATTCTGTATTTTTACCCGAAAGATAATACGCCGGGATGCACTGCCGAAGCCTGTGACCTGAATGATAACTACGATTACTGGATTTCAAAAGGATATGAAGTGGTAGGAGTCAGTCCCGACTCCGAACAATCGCACCGGAAATTTATCGATAAATATGGATTGAAATTCAATTTAATTTCTGATCCTGACAAAGAACTCCTGCAGGCCTATGGTGCCTGGGGCGAAAAGAAACTGTACGGCAAGACTTACATGGGAGTTTTGCGTACCACGTTTGTTATTAATGAAGAAGGGATTATTGAGAAAATCTTCCGGAAAGTGAAAACTAAGGAACACACAAAACAAATAGCCGGAGAACTCGACCTTTGA
- the recA gene encoding recombinase RecA, translating to MAKEEQQNVNKEKLKALQLTMDKIEKSYGKGSIMRMGDRAHEDVPAIPSGSVSLDVALGVGGYPKGRVIEIYGPESSGKTTLAIHAIAETQKQGGIAAIIDAEHAFDPFYARKLGVDIDELLISQPDNGEQALEIADNLIRSGAVDLVVIDSVAALTPKAEIEGEMGDARVGLQARLMSQALRKLTGNISRTKTCCIFINQLREKIGVMFGNPETTTGGNALKFYASVRLDIRRIGQIKDGEEVQGNHTRVKVVKNKVAPPFRKAEFDIMYGEGISKTGEIIDLGVDLNIIKKSGSWFSYGETKLGQGRESVKNLLKDNPELAEELETKILEAITSSVEQ from the coding sequence ATGGCTAAAGAAGAACAGCAGAATGTAAACAAAGAAAAGCTGAAAGCACTTCAGCTGACAATGGACAAAATTGAGAAGAGTTACGGGAAGGGCTCTATTATGCGTATGGGAGACCGCGCGCATGAAGATGTTCCTGCTATTCCGTCAGGCTCTGTCTCTCTGGATGTGGCATTGGGTGTTGGCGGTTATCCCAAAGGTCGCGTTATTGAAATTTACGGACCGGAATCATCCGGTAAAACCACGCTGGCAATTCATGCCATTGCTGAAACACAAAAGCAAGGCGGCATCGCAGCTATCATCGATGCGGAACATGCTTTCGACCCGTTTTATGCCCGAAAGTTAGGTGTGGATATCGATGAGTTGTTGATTTCGCAACCCGACAACGGTGAACAGGCATTGGAAATTGCTGATAACCTGATTCGTTCCGGAGCGGTAGACCTGGTCGTAATTGACTCGGTAGCTGCGTTAACGCCAAAAGCAGAAATTGAAGGCGAGATGGGTGATGCACGTGTTGGTTTGCAGGCCCGTCTGATGTCGCAGGCGCTGCGTAAACTAACGGGTAACATCAGCCGTACCAAAACCTGCTGTATCTTCATTAACCAGTTGCGTGAGAAAATTGGCGTGATGTTCGGTAACCCGGAAACAACCACCGGTGGTAATGCGCTGAAGTTCTACGCTTCCGTTCGTCTGGATATCCGTCGTATCGGTCAGATTAAAGATGGTGAAGAAGTACAGGGAAACCATACACGTGTGAAAGTGGTGAAAAACAAAGTCGCTCCACCTTTCCGCAAAGCGGAATTCGACATTATGTATGGTGAAGGTATTTCGAAAACGGGTGAAATTATTGACCTGGGTGTTGATTTGAACATCATTAAGAAGAGTGGTTCTTGGTTTAGCTACGGCGAAACAAAACTCGGACAGGGGCGCGAAAGCGTGAAAAACCTGCTGAAAGACAATCCGGAGTTGGCAGAGGAATTAGAAACAAAAATTCTGGAAGCCATTACTTCGTCGGTCGAGCAATAA
- the thrA gene encoding bifunctional aspartate kinase/homoserine dehydrogenase I gives MKILKFGGTSVGSYENVRRIGEIVKGQNTPVIVVVSALGGITDTLLLTARTTAEGGEFTTGLSAIRTRHEEMAEQLFAGEQLNRVLAKLHPYFEELEKIFQGVSLIYELTPKTLDKIVGFGERMSSLLISEFLDAELVDSAAVIKTDENFGRAYVDLDKTYQLIAERCGNLKGVAVAPGFISSSSNGVMTTLGRGGSDYTAALFAAALDAEKLEIWTDVDGFMTADPRVISKAYPIPSLTYSEAMELSHFGAKVIYPPTILPVYKKGIPVQIKNTMAPEAEGTLIGLEETDWKDRPIKGISSMSGITLITVQGLGMIGVTGISSRIFGVLAQKEINVILISQASSENSISFAVDSGCAEVAKEGIENEFAAEIASGRINKITVEENLSIVAIVGEHMKHSAGIAGKLFHTIGKNGINVVAIAQGASEQNISWVVKHSDLRKTLNVVHESFFLSPYIELNIFLVGIGTVGRDLLKQIERQQPRLMREHRLKIKLAGVANSRKMYFDRDGIQVSEVDNLLKSSEEKSNMSAFCQKMIDLNMFNSVFVDCTANAEIAEHYFHIIDNFISVVAANKVAASSSFERYKKLKDTASKKGVKFLFETNVGAGLPLISTINDLQRSGDRIQRIEAVLSGTLNFIFNTLSEEIPLSQAIRMAKEQGFAEPDPRIDLSGIDVVRKLVILARESGYEIEKEDVKMESFIPQKYFDGTLDEFWNTIHEMDEEFEQRRKELVANNQRWRFVGKFENGQAEVALRVVNSYHPFFDLEGSNNIVLLTSERYNEFPMQIKGYGAGAAVTAAGVFADLIKVSNI, from the coding sequence ATGAAGATTTTGAAATTCGGAGGAACGTCAGTCGGTTCGTATGAAAATGTAAGAAGAATCGGCGAGATTGTAAAAGGACAAAATACCCCTGTCATCGTGGTGGTATCGGCACTTGGCGGCATTACGGATACGTTGCTGCTGACAGCCCGAACAACAGCCGAAGGTGGAGAATTTACAACAGGTTTATCAGCGATTCGAACGCGGCACGAAGAGATGGCCGAACAACTTTTTGCAGGCGAACAACTGAACAGGGTTCTGGCGAAATTGCATCCTTACTTTGAGGAACTGGAAAAAATATTTCAGGGAGTTTCGCTGATTTATGAACTAACTCCGAAAACACTCGATAAAATTGTTGGTTTTGGCGAACGAATGTCGTCATTACTGATTAGTGAATTTTTGGATGCAGAACTCGTTGACAGCGCTGCGGTTATTAAGACAGATGAAAATTTTGGCCGTGCATATGTCGATTTGGACAAAACCTACCAATTAATTGCTGAGCGTTGCGGGAACCTGAAAGGTGTAGCGGTAGCTCCCGGTTTTATTTCGTCTTCGTCAAATGGTGTGATGACAACGCTTGGTCGTGGTGGTTCCGATTATACAGCAGCTTTGTTTGCGGCTGCACTTGATGCGGAAAAGCTTGAAATCTGGACCGACGTGGATGGCTTTATGACTGCTGATCCGCGCGTCATCAGTAAAGCATATCCGATTCCTTCTTTAACTTACTCGGAGGCAATGGAGTTATCGCACTTTGGTGCGAAGGTAATTTACCCGCCGACCATCTTGCCGGTGTACAAAAAGGGAATTCCTGTTCAGATAAAAAATACGATGGCGCCCGAGGCCGAAGGTACGTTGATTGGATTGGAAGAAACAGATTGGAAGGACCGACCCATCAAGGGAATTTCTTCTATGTCAGGCATTACCCTCATAACCGTTCAGGGACTGGGTATGATTGGCGTGACCGGAATATCTTCCCGGATTTTTGGTGTGTTGGCGCAGAAGGAGATCAATGTGATCCTCATCTCACAGGCTTCATCGGAAAACTCCATCAGTTTTGCAGTTGATTCAGGCTGTGCTGAAGTGGCGAAGGAAGGCATCGAAAATGAATTTGCCGCAGAGATTGCTTCCGGACGTATCAATAAAATCACGGTAGAAGAAAATCTCTCCATCGTGGCGATTGTCGGAGAGCACATGAAGCATTCGGCCGGTATTGCCGGAAAGCTTTTTCATACCATCGGGAAAAACGGAATCAATGTGGTCGCGATTGCCCAGGGAGCTTCCGAGCAGAATATTTCCTGGGTCGTGAAACACTCCGATTTGCGAAAAACGCTGAACGTGGTGCACGAGTCGTTCTTCTTGTCTCCTTATATCGAACTGAATATCTTCCTGGTAGGAATCGGAACCGTTGGGCGAGACTTGCTGAAGCAGATTGAGCGACAGCAACCCCGTTTGATGCGGGAACATCGTCTGAAGATTAAATTGGCCGGCGTGGCGAATTCACGAAAGATGTATTTCGACCGCGATGGTATCCAGGTAAGCGAAGTAGATAATTTGCTAAAGTCTTCGGAAGAGAAGTCGAATATGTCGGCTTTTTGCCAGAAGATGATTGATCTGAATATGTTCAACTCGGTGTTTGTCGATTGTACGGCGAATGCGGAAATTGCTGAACACTACTTCCATATCATCGATAACTTCATTTCGGTGGTGGCCGCTAACAAAGTGGCGGCATCATCGTCGTTTGAACGCTATAAAAAACTGAAAGATACCGCCAGCAAAAAAGGCGTGAAGTTCCTGTTCGAAACCAACGTGGGCGCTGGCCTACCATTGATTTCAACGATTAACGATCTGCAACGTTCGGGTGACCGGATTCAACGCATCGAAGCGGTGCTCTCGGGAACACTGAACTTCATTTTTAATACACTGAGCGAAGAGATTCCGTTGAGTCAGGCTATCCGGATGGCGAAGGAACAAGGTTTTGCCGAACCCGATCCACGAATCGATTTGAGTGGTATCGATGTGGTGCGAAAACTGGTTATTCTGGCCCGCGAATCCGGTTACGAAATAGAGAAAGAGGATGTGAAGATGGAGTCGTTTATTCCGCAGAAATACTTCGACGGTACATTGGATGAATTCTGGAATACCATCCATGAGATGGATGAAGAATTTGAGCAACGCCGGAAGGAATTGGTCGCGAATAACCAACGCTGGCGTTTTGTTGGTAAATTCGAGAATGGTCAGGCGGAGGTTGCTTTGCGCGTGGTCAATTCATACCATCCGTTTTTCGATCTGGAAGGAAGTAACAACATCGTGTTACTGACGAGCGAACGGTACAACGAATTCCCGATGCAAATCAAAGGATACGGAGCCGGTGCTGCAGTGACGGCAGCCGGCGTGTTTGCCGATTTGATCAAAGTTTCGAATATATAA
- a CDS encoding cofactor-independent phosphoglycerate mutase, producing MKYIVILGDGMADLPDPSKNNLTPLMAAKTPHLDKLAEMGKSGLFKTIPESLHPGSEVANMAVLGYDVEAVFEGRGVLEAASMGVELQPDDLAMRCNLVCVEGDILKNHSAGHIGTEEGAELIDYLNEKLGTDKVRFYPGVSYRHLLVIKGGNKMVKCVPPHDVPEKPFAGLLPEASSPAGKETAELIRQLILDSQKILANHPVNRKRREAGKDPATSVWPWSPGYKPKMQTLQEMYGLGPGAVISAVDLIQGIGVYAGMDVIKVEGATGLYDTNYEGKAQATIDALRDHDFVYLHIEASDEAGHEGDYDLKVKTIEYLDNRVVRFLLEEAEKMDEPVAMALLPDHPTPWKIRTHTRDAIPFVIYRPGETPDEVTEYSESAAAKGSYGTVKGNQFMKKFLGIE from the coding sequence ATGAAATATATTGTAATCCTTGGAGACGGGATGGCTGATTTACCAGATCCTTCCAAAAATAATCTCACTCCGCTGATGGCTGCTAAGACTCCGCATTTGGATAAGCTGGCGGAAATGGGGAAAAGCGGATTATTCAAGACCATACCCGAGTCGTTGCATCCGGGAAGCGAGGTGGCAAACATGGCAGTACTCGGCTACGACGTGGAAGCCGTTTTTGAAGGTCGTGGCGTGTTGGAAGCTGCCAGCATGGGAGTCGAACTTCAGCCGGATGATTTGGCCATGCGCTGCAACCTGGTTTGCGTGGAAGGCGATATTCTGAAGAACCACTCAGCCGGCCATATTGGAACGGAAGAAGGGGCTGAGTTGATTGATTATCTGAATGAAAAACTGGGAACCGATAAGGTTCGATTTTATCCGGGTGTTTCCTACCGTCATTTGCTCGTCATTAAAGGCGGAAACAAAATGGTGAAATGTGTGCCTCCGCACGATGTGCCGGAAAAGCCTTTTGCTGGCTTACTGCCGGAAGCTTCATCGCCGGCAGGCAAAGAAACGGCCGAGTTGATTCGTCAGTTGATTCTGGATTCTCAAAAAATATTAGCCAACCATCCGGTGAACCGGAAAAGGAGGGAAGCCGGGAAAGATCCCGCAACATCGGTATGGCCCTGGTCGCCCGGTTACAAACCGAAGATGCAAACCCTACAGGAAATGTATGGTCTGGGTCCCGGAGCTGTGATTTCGGCCGTCGATCTCATTCAGGGGATTGGCGTGTATGCCGGCATGGATGTCATCAAAGTGGAAGGCGCCACCGGTTTGTACGATACGAATTACGAGGGCAAGGCGCAGGCTACCATCGATGCTTTGCGTGATCACGATTTTGTCTATCTTCATATCGAAGCGAGTGATGAGGCGGGGCATGAAGGTGACTATGATTTGAAAGTGAAAACCATTGAATACCTCGATAACCGCGTGGTTCGTTTCCTGTTGGAAGAGGCAGAGAAGATGGACGAGCCGGTAGCGATGGCGTTGTTGCCCGATCATCCGACTCCGTGGAAAATCAGGACGCACACTCGTGACGCCATTCCATTCGTGATTTACCGCCCGGGGGAAACGCCTGATGAGGTAACCGAATATTCGGAATCAGCTGCGGCCAAAGGCAGTTACGGTACGGTGAAAGGCAACCAGTTTATGAAGAAATTTCTTGGAATTGAATAG
- the thrC gene encoding threonine synthase, which translates to MEYYSTEKKAPKVNLRTAVTEGLAPDRGLYMPERIVPLPAWFFKEMESFTFREIAFEVAKRFFGEDIPEADLQEIVFDTLSFDAPLVHVRDSIYSLELFHGPTLAFKDVGARFMARLLGYFLAKQNGRVNVLVATSGDTGSAVANGFFNVPGIHVYVLYPKGKVSEIQEKQFTTLGHNITALEIDGTFDDCQRLVKSAFMDDELKKQLTLTSANSINVARFLPQAFYYFNAWARLPEKDKKVVFSVPSGNFGNLTAGLFAKRMGLPVHRFIAANNRNDVVFEYLKTGEFKPRPSVATIANAMDVGDPSNFARILDLYQDDVEAIRKDISGTRYTDEEIRETLGRIYKETGYLLDPHGATGYQALEDNLQPDEAGIFLETAHPAKFTETVEGVIGKGNVPMPERLENFLRNERVIDSLGASFETFKAFLLEHAE; encoded by the coding sequence ATGGAATATTACAGTACAGAGAAAAAGGCTCCGAAAGTTAATTTGCGTACAGCCGTAACCGAAGGCCTCGCGCCCGATCGTGGATTGTACATGCCCGAACGCATTGTTCCGCTTCCGGCATGGTTTTTCAAGGAGATGGAATCGTTCACTTTCCGTGAAATTGCTTTCGAAGTGGCGAAACGTTTCTTTGGCGAGGATATTCCGGAAGCCGATTTGCAGGAGATTGTGTTTGATACGCTCTCGTTCGATGCGCCGCTGGTGCATGTACGTGATTCCATTTATTCGCTCGAACTTTTTCATGGTCCAACGTTGGCTTTTAAAGATGTTGGGGCGCGGTTTATGGCACGTTTGCTGGGCTATTTCCTGGCAAAGCAAAACGGACGAGTGAACGTGCTGGTTGCGACTTCCGGTGATACCGGCAGCGCGGTAGCGAACGGATTTTTCAACGTACCCGGAATTCACGTTTACGTACTGTACCCGAAAGGGAAAGTGAGCGAAATTCAGGAGAAGCAGTTTACTACGCTGGGACATAACATTACCGCGCTGGAGATTGACGGTACGTTTGACGATTGCCAGCGATTGGTGAAATCTGCTTTCATGGATGATGAGCTGAAGAAGCAACTGACGCTGACTTCAGCCAACTCGATCAATGTGGCGCGTTTTCTGCCACAGGCGTTCTACTATTTTAATGCGTGGGCCCGTCTTCCCGAAAAGGATAAAAAAGTGGTCTTCTCGGTGCCCAGCGGTAACTTTGGCAATCTGACGGCCGGACTATTTGCCAAACGGATGGGACTTCCGGTCCACCGTTTTATTGCTGCCAATAACCGCAACGATGTGGTGTTTGAGTACCTGAAAACCGGTGAATTCAAACCGCGTCCGTCGGTGGCTACCATTGCCAATGCTATGGATGTGGGAGATCCTAGCAACTTTGCCCGTATTCTCGATTTGTATCAGGATGATGTGGAAGCCATTCGCAAGGATATTTCCGGAACTCGATACACTGACGAAGAAATTCGCGAAACATTGGGTCGGATTTATAAGGAAACCGGCTATCTACTCGATCCGCACGGAGCCACTGGTTACCAGGCATTGGAAGATAACCTGCAACCCGATGAAGCCGGGATTTTCCTGGAAACAGCCCATCCGGCCAAGTTTACCGAAACAGTAGAGGGTGTGATTGGGAAGGGTAATGTCCCGATGCCCGAACGCCTGGAGAACTTCCTGCGCAACGAACGTGTGATTGATTCGTTAGGCGCTTCGTTCGAAACATTCAAAGCCTTTTTGCTGGAACACGCGGAATAG
- a CDS encoding NigD-like C-terminal domain-containing protein: protein MRKVLTLLLGASFLAVFVTSCDLDDDGKYSVGDFIVSLGVVQKENPSDNSYVIQLDNGDSFVPMATSVPYFNVYNNQRVWVNFNPLDDKTNSDGSLTYYGKVNDLREILYKNISNASEVSADSMGYDPVNVKDIWMSQDSILNLEISFYTAGSTHYINLVNDETGNGVDQPYMLDLTHNARGDEQAYRTSGIVSFKLGTLKAAGNDSINFIVRYTNYDGQTVQEPVMTYHYGS from the coding sequence ATGAGAAAGGTTTTAACACTGCTGCTAGGCGCATCGTTCCTGGCTGTGTTTGTTACATCCTGTGATTTGGATGACGACGGAAAATACTCTGTAGGCGACTTCATCGTCAGCCTGGGCGTTGTTCAGAAAGAGAATCCGAGTGATAATTCATACGTGATTCAGCTGGACAACGGCGATTCCTTTGTTCCGATGGCTACATCGGTTCCCTATTTCAATGTTTACAATAATCAGCGGGTATGGGTGAATTTCAATCCGTTGGATGATAAGACCAACAGCGATGGTTCACTCACCTATTACGGAAAAGTGAACGATTTAAGGGAAATTCTCTACAAAAACATTTCGAATGCTTCCGAGGTTTCTGCTGATAGCATGGGCTACGATCCGGTCAATGTGAAAGACATCTGGATGTCGCAGGATAGTATTCTCAATCTGGAGATTTCCTTCTACACGGCTGGTTCAACGCACTATATTAACCTGGTGAATGATGAAACCGGAAACGGGGTAGACCAGCCTTACATGCTCGATTTGACACACAATGCCCGTGGTGATGAGCAGGCTTACCGAACTTCAGGAATCGTCAGCTTCAAGCTGGGAACACTGAAAGCAGCCGGCAACGATTCAATTAATTTCATTGTCCGTTATACCAACTATGACGGTCAGACCGTTCAGGAGCCCGTTATGACGTACCATTACGGCAGCTGA